One Danio rerio strain Tuebingen ecotype United States chromosome 22, GRCz12tu, whole genome shotgun sequence genomic window carries:
- the si:dkey-253d23.3 gene encoding uncharacterized protein LOC100007836, whose translation MEGESVTLQTDVNVQRDDLILWMFNVNNADTRIAEIHRQSIYIYNKTVIFVDRVKMDSQTGSLTIRDIRTEHSGLYKLTIIQEKTTYRTFSVAVYAHLPIPVIKSNSSVAAERTSDSRCSVLCSVVNVSAVSLSWYKGNSVLSSISVSDLSISLSLLLEVEYQDNTYSCVVNNTITNRITHLNTSQTCQERSESLQNSHLVGITVSVILVLVVSSAVLIYFHQRKCKSAQTCDKEVLYAEATFHAHRVRKAKLLLDVDTKTTVIYRIQ comes from the exons ATGGAGGGAGAATCTGTCACTCTGCAGACTGATGTAAACGTTCAACGAGATGATCTGATACTGTGGATgtttaatgttaataatgcagACACTCGTATTGCTGAAATACACAGACAGAGCAtctatatatataacaaaactgTGATATTTGTTGACCGAGTGAAGATGGACAGTcaaactggatctctgaccatcagaGACATCAGAACTGAACACTCTGGACTTTATAAACTAACCATCATTCAAGAAAAGACCACATACAGGACATTTTCTGTTGCCGTCTATG CTCATCTGCCCATTCCTGTCATCAAGAGTAACTCATCAGTAGCAGCTGAACGTACATCAGACTCCAGGTGTTCAGTGTtgtgttcagtggtgaatgtgagtgctgtgagtctctcctggtacaaaggaaacagtgtattgtccagcatcagtgtgtctgatctcagcatcagCCTCTCTCTACTTCTGGAGGTGGAATATCAGGATAACACCTACAGCTGTGTGGTCAACAACACCATCACAAACCGCATCACACATCTGAATACAAGTCAAACCTGTCAGGAAAGATCAG aatcCCTGCAGAATTCACATTTGGTGGGAATAACAGTTAGTGTGATACTGGTTTTGGTTGTATCCAGTGCAGTACTGATATACTTTCATCAAAGAAAATGCAAATCGG CTCAGACTTGTGACAAAGAGGTACTTTACGCAGaagcaacatttcatgcacacaGGGTTCGTAAGGCG AAATTATTGCTTGATGTGGACACGAAGACTACAGTAATCTATCGAATTCAATAA
- the si:dkey-253d23.4 gene encoding SLAM family member isoform X6: MSVTEGESVTLNTDIKLSGQIEEIVWTHKINNLDNIIAEIKGKNINIYPNVVYGDRLQMDNHTGSLTIRNITTEHSGLYKLLIRNDRALSQKTFTVTVYAHLPFPVISRNCSLSSSSSSERSSVSRLSVLCSVLNVSAVSLSWYKGNSVLSNISVSNLSISLSLPLEVEYQDNNTYSCVVNNPITNRTTHLNTSQTCQERSEPLQNSHLVGITVSVILVLVVSSAVLIYFHQRKCKSAN; this comes from the exons ATGTCCGTGACTGAGGGAGAATCTGTCACTCTAAACACAGATATAAAGTTAAGTGGACAGATAGAGGAGATTGTGTGGACgcataaaatcaataatttagACAATATTATAGCTGAAATCAAGGGGAAGAACATCAACATATATCCCAATGTGGTATATGGAGACAGACTGCAGATGGACAATCacactggatctctgaccatcagaAACATCACAACTGAACACTCTGGACTTTATAAACTCCTGATTCGCAACGACAGAGCACTCTCACAAAAGACTTTTACAGTTACAGTGTATG CTCATCTTCCTTTTCCTGTCATCAGCAGAAACTgttcattatcatcatcttcatcatctgaaCGTTCATCAGTGTCCAGATTGTCAGTGTTGTGTTCAGTGTTGAATGTGAGtgctgtgagtctctcctggtacaaaggaaacagtgtattgtCCAACATCAGTGTGTCTAatctcagcatcagtctctctctacctctggaggTGGAATATCAGGATAACAACACCTACAGCTGTGTGGTCAACAATCCCATCACAAACCGCACCACACATCTGAATACAAGTCAAACCTGTCAGGAAAGATCAG aacCCCTGCAGAATTCACATTTGGTGGGAATAACAGTTAGTGTGATACTGGTTTTGGTTGTATCCAGTGCAGTACTGATATACTTTCATCAAAGAAAATGCAAATCGG CCAACTAA
- the si:dkey-253d23.4 gene encoding SLAM family member isoform X3, translated as MIRKSFFVSLCIIWFSSDEVMSVTEGESVTLNTDIKLSGQIEEIVWTHKINNLDNIIAEIKGKNINIYPNVVYGDRLQMDNHTGSLTIRNITTEHSGLYKLLIRNDRALSQKTFTVTVYAHLPFPVISRNCSLSSSSSSERSSVSRLSVLCSVLNVSAVSLSWYKGNSVLSNISVSNLSISLSLPLEVEYQDNNTYSCVVNNPITNRTTHLNTSQTCQERSEPLQNSHLVGITVSVILVLVVSSAVLIYFHQRKCKSVQTCDEEVLYAETTFHARRVHKAPTNQDDHIIYSSVNAR; from the exons ATGATTCGTAAATCTTTTTTCGTCAGTCTGTGCATTATTTGGTTCTCAAGTG ATGAAGTGATGTCCGTGACTGAGGGAGAATCTGTCACTCTAAACACAGATATAAAGTTAAGTGGACAGATAGAGGAGATTGTGTGGACgcataaaatcaataatttagACAATATTATAGCTGAAATCAAGGGGAAGAACATCAACATATATCCCAATGTGGTATATGGAGACAGACTGCAGATGGACAATCacactggatctctgaccatcagaAACATCACAACTGAACACTCTGGACTTTATAAACTCCTGATTCGCAACGACAGAGCACTCTCACAAAAGACTTTTACAGTTACAGTGTATG CTCATCTTCCTTTTCCTGTCATCAGCAGAAACTgttcattatcatcatcttcatcatctgaaCGTTCATCAGTGTCCAGATTGTCAGTGTTGTGTTCAGTGTTGAATGTGAGtgctgtgagtctctcctggtacaaaggaaacagtgtattgtCCAACATCAGTGTGTCTAatctcagcatcagtctctctctacctctggaggTGGAATATCAGGATAACAACACCTACAGCTGTGTGGTCAACAATCCCATCACAAACCGCACCACACATCTGAATACAAGTCAAACCTGTCAGGAAAGATCAG aacCCCTGCAGAATTCACATTTGGTGGGAATAACAGTTAGTGTGATACTGGTTTTGGTTGTATCCAGTGCAGTACTGATATACTTTCATCAAAGAAAATGCAAATCGG TTCAGACTTGTGACGAAGAGGTACTTTACGCagaaacaacatttcatgcacgcaGAGTTCATAAGGCG CCAACTAATCAAGACGACCACATCATATACTCCAGCGTTAATGCAAGATGA
- the si:dkey-253d23.4 gene encoding SLAM family member isoform X4, which produces MSVTEGESVTLNTDIKLSGQIEEIVWTHKINNLDNIIAEIKGKNINIYPNVVYGDRLQMDNHTGSLTIRNITTEHSGLYKLLIRNDRALSQKTFTVTVYAHLPFPVISRNCSLSSSSSSERSSVSRLSVLCSVLNVSAVSLSWYKGNSVLSNISVSNLSISLSLPLEVEYQDNNTYSCVVNNPITNRTTHLNTSQTCQERSEPLQNSHLVGITVSVILVLVVSSAVLIYFHQRKCKSVQTCDEEVLYAETTFHARRVHKAPTNQDDHIIYSSVNAR; this is translated from the exons ATGTCCGTGACTGAGGGAGAATCTGTCACTCTAAACACAGATATAAAGTTAAGTGGACAGATAGAGGAGATTGTGTGGACgcataaaatcaataatttagACAATATTATAGCTGAAATCAAGGGGAAGAACATCAACATATATCCCAATGTGGTATATGGAGACAGACTGCAGATGGACAATCacactggatctctgaccatcagaAACATCACAACTGAACACTCTGGACTTTATAAACTCCTGATTCGCAACGACAGAGCACTCTCACAAAAGACTTTTACAGTTACAGTGTATG CTCATCTTCCTTTTCCTGTCATCAGCAGAAACTgttcattatcatcatcttcatcatctgaaCGTTCATCAGTGTCCAGATTGTCAGTGTTGTGTTCAGTGTTGAATGTGAGtgctgtgagtctctcctggtacaaaggaaacagtgtattgtCCAACATCAGTGTGTCTAatctcagcatcagtctctctctacctctggaggTGGAATATCAGGATAACAACACCTACAGCTGTGTGGTCAACAATCCCATCACAAACCGCACCACACATCTGAATACAAGTCAAACCTGTCAGGAAAGATCAG aacCCCTGCAGAATTCACATTTGGTGGGAATAACAGTTAGTGTGATACTGGTTTTGGTTGTATCCAGTGCAGTACTGATATACTTTCATCAAAGAAAATGCAAATCGG TTCAGACTTGTGACGAAGAGGTACTTTACGCagaaacaacatttcatgcacgcaGAGTTCATAAGGCG CCAACTAATCAAGACGACCACATCATATACTCCAGCGTTAATGCAAGATGA
- the si:dkey-253d23.4 gene encoding SLAM family member precursor, producing the protein MIRKSFFVSLCIIWFSSDTFVYTDEVMSVTEGESVTLNTDIKLSGQIEEIVWTHKINNLDNIIAEIKGKNINIYPNVVYGDRLQMDNHTGSLTIRNITTEHSGLYKLLIRNDRALSQKTFTVTVYAHLPFPVISRNCSLSSSSSSERSSVSRLSVLCSVLNVSAVSLSWYKGNSVLSNISVSNLSISLSLPLEVEYQDNNTYSCVVNNPITNRTTHLNTSQTCQERSEPLQNSHLVGITVSVILVLVVSSAVLIYFHQRKCKSAN; encoded by the exons ATGATTCGTAAATCTTTTTTCGTCAGTCTGTGCATTATTTGGTTCTCAAGTG ATACATTTGTTTACACAGATGAAGTGATGTCCGTGACTGAGGGAGAATCTGTCACTCTAAACACAGATATAAAGTTAAGTGGACAGATAGAGGAGATTGTGTGGACgcataaaatcaataatttagACAATATTATAGCTGAAATCAAGGGGAAGAACATCAACATATATCCCAATGTGGTATATGGAGACAGACTGCAGATGGACAATCacactggatctctgaccatcagaAACATCACAACTGAACACTCTGGACTTTATAAACTCCTGATTCGCAACGACAGAGCACTCTCACAAAAGACTTTTACAGTTACAGTGTATG CTCATCTTCCTTTTCCTGTCATCAGCAGAAACTgttcattatcatcatcttcatcatctgaaCGTTCATCAGTGTCCAGATTGTCAGTGTTGTGTTCAGTGTTGAATGTGAGtgctgtgagtctctcctggtacaaaggaaacagtgtattgtCCAACATCAGTGTGTCTAatctcagcatcagtctctctctacctctggaggTGGAATATCAGGATAACAACACCTACAGCTGTGTGGTCAACAATCCCATCACAAACCGCACCACACATCTGAATACAAGTCAAACCTGTCAGGAAAGATCAG aacCCCTGCAGAATTCACATTTGGTGGGAATAACAGTTAGTGTGATACTGGTTTTGGTTGTATCCAGTGCAGTACTGATATACTTTCATCAAAGAAAATGCAAATCGG CCAACTAA
- the si:dkey-253d23.3 gene encoding uncharacterized protein LOC100007836 → MEGESVTLQTDVNVQRDDLILWMFNVNNADTRIAEIHRQSIYIYNKTVIFVDRVKMDSQTGSLTIRDIRTEHSGLYKLTIIQEKTTYRTFSVAVYAHLPIPVIKSNSSVAAERTSDSRCSVLCSVVNVSAVSLSWYKGNSVLSSISVSDLSISLSLLLEVEYQDNTYSCVVNNTITNRITHLNTSQTCQERSESLQNSHLVGITVSVILVLVVSSAVLIYFHQRKCKSEIIA, encoded by the exons ATGGAGGGAGAATCTGTCACTCTGCAGACTGATGTAAACGTTCAACGAGATGATCTGATACTGTGGATgtttaatgttaataatgcagACACTCGTATTGCTGAAATACACAGACAGAGCAtctatatatataacaaaactgTGATATTTGTTGACCGAGTGAAGATGGACAGTcaaactggatctctgaccatcagaGACATCAGAACTGAACACTCTGGACTTTATAAACTAACCATCATTCAAGAAAAGACCACATACAGGACATTTTCTGTTGCCGTCTATG CTCATCTGCCCATTCCTGTCATCAAGAGTAACTCATCAGTAGCAGCTGAACGTACATCAGACTCCAGGTGTTCAGTGTtgtgttcagtggtgaatgtgagtgctgtgagtctctcctggtacaaaggaaacagtgtattgtccagcatcagtgtgtctgatctcagcatcagCCTCTCTCTACTTCTGGAGGTGGAATATCAGGATAACACCTACAGCTGTGTGGTCAACAACACCATCACAAACCGCATCACACATCTGAATACAAGTCAAACCTGTCAGGAAAGATCAG aatcCCTGCAGAATTCACATTTGGTGGGAATAACAGTTAGTGTGATACTGGTTTTGGTTGTATCCAGTGCAGTACTGATATACTTTCATCAAAGAAAATGCAAATCGG AAATTATTGCTTGA
- the si:dkey-253d23.4 gene encoding SLAM family member isoform X5 — protein MIRKSFFVSLCIIWFSSDEVMSVTEGESVTLNTDIKLSGQIEEIVWTHKINNLDNIIAEIKGKNINIYPNVVYGDRLQMDNHTGSLTIRNITTEHSGLYKLLIRNDRALSQKTFTVTVYAHLPFPVISRNCSLSSSSSSERSSVSRLSVLCSVLNVSAVSLSWYKGNSVLSNISVSNLSISLSLPLEVEYQDNNTYSCVVNNPITNRTTHLNTSQTCQERSEPLQNSHLVGITVSVILVLVVSSAVLIYFHQRKCKSAN, from the exons ATGATTCGTAAATCTTTTTTCGTCAGTCTGTGCATTATTTGGTTCTCAAGTG ATGAAGTGATGTCCGTGACTGAGGGAGAATCTGTCACTCTAAACACAGATATAAAGTTAAGTGGACAGATAGAGGAGATTGTGTGGACgcataaaatcaataatttagACAATATTATAGCTGAAATCAAGGGGAAGAACATCAACATATATCCCAATGTGGTATATGGAGACAGACTGCAGATGGACAATCacactggatctctgaccatcagaAACATCACAACTGAACACTCTGGACTTTATAAACTCCTGATTCGCAACGACAGAGCACTCTCACAAAAGACTTTTACAGTTACAGTGTATG CTCATCTTCCTTTTCCTGTCATCAGCAGAAACTgttcattatcatcatcttcatcatctgaaCGTTCATCAGTGTCCAGATTGTCAGTGTTGTGTTCAGTGTTGAATGTGAGtgctgtgagtctctcctggtacaaaggaaacagtgtattgtCCAACATCAGTGTGTCTAatctcagcatcagtctctctctacctctggaggTGGAATATCAGGATAACAACACCTACAGCTGTGTGGTCAACAATCCCATCACAAACCGCACCACACATCTGAATACAAGTCAAACCTGTCAGGAAAGATCAG aacCCCTGCAGAATTCACATTTGGTGGGAATAACAGTTAGTGTGATACTGGTTTTGGTTGTATCCAGTGCAGTACTGATATACTTTCATCAAAGAAAATGCAAATCGG CCAACTAA
- the si:dkey-253d23.4 gene encoding SLAM family member isoform X1 codes for MIRKSFFVSLCIIWFSSDTFVYTDEVMSVTEGESVTLNTDIKLSGQIEEIVWTHKINNLDNIIAEIKGKNINIYPNVVYGDRLQMDNHTGSLTIRNITTEHSGLYKLLIRNDRALSQKTFTVTVYAHLPFPVISRNCSLSSSSSSERSSVSRLSVLCSVLNVSAVSLSWYKGNSVLSNISVSNLSISLSLPLEVEYQDNNTYSCVVNNPITNRTTHLNTSQTCQERSEPLQNSHLVGITVSVILVLVVSSAVLIYFHQRKCKSVQTCDEEVLYAETTFHARRVHKAVRFSVCCESVSLQKPLLLPQMLRIKSLALADVTKQF; via the exons ATGATTCGTAAATCTTTTTTCGTCAGTCTGTGCATTATTTGGTTCTCAAGTG ATACATTTGTTTACACAGATGAAGTGATGTCCGTGACTGAGGGAGAATCTGTCACTCTAAACACAGATATAAAGTTAAGTGGACAGATAGAGGAGATTGTGTGGACgcataaaatcaataatttagACAATATTATAGCTGAAATCAAGGGGAAGAACATCAACATATATCCCAATGTGGTATATGGAGACAGACTGCAGATGGACAATCacactggatctctgaccatcagaAACATCACAACTGAACACTCTGGACTTTATAAACTCCTGATTCGCAACGACAGAGCACTCTCACAAAAGACTTTTACAGTTACAGTGTATG CTCATCTTCCTTTTCCTGTCATCAGCAGAAACTgttcattatcatcatcttcatcatctgaaCGTTCATCAGTGTCCAGATTGTCAGTGTTGTGTTCAGTGTTGAATGTGAGtgctgtgagtctctcctggtacaaaggaaacagtgtattgtCCAACATCAGTGTGTCTAatctcagcatcagtctctctctacctctggaggTGGAATATCAGGATAACAACACCTACAGCTGTGTGGTCAACAATCCCATCACAAACCGCACCACACATCTGAATACAAGTCAAACCTGTCAGGAAAGATCAG aacCCCTGCAGAATTCACATTTGGTGGGAATAACAGTTAGTGTGATACTGGTTTTGGTTGTATCCAGTGCAGTACTGATATACTTTCATCAAAGAAAATGCAAATCGG TTCAGACTTGTGACGAAGAGGTACTTTACGCagaaacaacatttcatgcacgcaGAGTTCATAAGGCGGTAAGATTCTCTGTTTGCTGTGAATCTGTTAGTCTGCAGAAGCCTTTGCTTTTACCTCAGATGCTCAGAATAAAATCGCTTGCTCTCGCAGATGTGACAAAGCAGTTTTAG
- the si:dkey-253d23.4 gene encoding SLAM family member isoform X2, which produces MIRKSFFVSLCIIWFSSDTFVYTDEVMSVTEGESVTLNTDIKLSGQIEEIVWTHKINNLDNIIAEIKGKNINIYPNVVYGDRLQMDNHTGSLTIRNITTEHSGLYKLLIRNDRALSQKTFTVTVYAHLPFPVISRNCSLSSSSSSERSSVSRLSVLCSVLNVSAVSLSWYKGNSVLSNISVSNLSISLSLPLEVEYQDNNTYSCVVNNPITNRTTHLNTSQTCQERSEPLQNSHLVGITVSVILVLVVSSAVLIYFHQRKCKSVQTCDEEVLYAETTFHARRVHKAPTNQDDHIIYSSVNAR; this is translated from the exons ATGATTCGTAAATCTTTTTTCGTCAGTCTGTGCATTATTTGGTTCTCAAGTG ATACATTTGTTTACACAGATGAAGTGATGTCCGTGACTGAGGGAGAATCTGTCACTCTAAACACAGATATAAAGTTAAGTGGACAGATAGAGGAGATTGTGTGGACgcataaaatcaataatttagACAATATTATAGCTGAAATCAAGGGGAAGAACATCAACATATATCCCAATGTGGTATATGGAGACAGACTGCAGATGGACAATCacactggatctctgaccatcagaAACATCACAACTGAACACTCTGGACTTTATAAACTCCTGATTCGCAACGACAGAGCACTCTCACAAAAGACTTTTACAGTTACAGTGTATG CTCATCTTCCTTTTCCTGTCATCAGCAGAAACTgttcattatcatcatcttcatcatctgaaCGTTCATCAGTGTCCAGATTGTCAGTGTTGTGTTCAGTGTTGAATGTGAGtgctgtgagtctctcctggtacaaaggaaacagtgtattgtCCAACATCAGTGTGTCTAatctcagcatcagtctctctctacctctggaggTGGAATATCAGGATAACAACACCTACAGCTGTGTGGTCAACAATCCCATCACAAACCGCACCACACATCTGAATACAAGTCAAACCTGTCAGGAAAGATCAG aacCCCTGCAGAATTCACATTTGGTGGGAATAACAGTTAGTGTGATACTGGTTTTGGTTGTATCCAGTGCAGTACTGATATACTTTCATCAAAGAAAATGCAAATCGG TTCAGACTTGTGACGAAGAGGTACTTTACGCagaaacaacatttcatgcacgcaGAGTTCATAAGGCG CCAACTAATCAAGACGACCACATCATATACTCCAGCGTTAATGCAAGATGA
- the wu:fi42h12 gene encoding wu:fi42h12: MSDSGSCTIKQEDTEEQIDLLNEKTEIEDLIKRGEKHQIKTEEHLHSISSIRKDNTCFTCLQSAKTFSCKESLNLHMKIHKEVKPHTSDQHEKISTGEVKDNMKVHAEETVYNCDQCDRIFTDKRNLAAHMKFHSGEKPFMCDLCGRSFLYANTLKKHRNLHSAVKNHVCSKCGKSFFTYSSLKIHHTAHATEKPFKCSHCGKGFKSLQCQRIHEMIHSGEKPHKCDQCEKTFRQRKSLHLHMRIHTGEKPYTCDHCGRSFSRKETLNSHLKTHSGNMLYTCAECGEGFNNTGDFTAHMKTHFGENPFLCDQCGKGFPNRTALKKHQNIHKGLKDHVCSKCGKTFLTNAILKAHERLHTTETPYKCSHCDKAFKLSQYLKIHEKIHTGEKPYSCDPCGKSFRQKRDLDVHIEKHTEEKPHKCDQCGAGFARKLSLANHKKIHTGENTCDQCGMSFAKKISLDNHMKIHTKQKSFTCDHCGISLARKESLANHIKIHTGEKPFKCDRCEASFARKQSLVNHVKIHTGENLYKCDQCGKSFRRYSVFKDHLLTHSRKRIYKCDQCEKSFFRPSFLRDHRKIHTDERPYVCYLCGRSFRYTSGLKSHQKRHGGVKDHACSECGKTFFSVSALKCHQSVHTTETPYKCSYCDKRFKRLQYLKIHKRVHTGEKPYPCHSCGKRFTYSTTLYSHKKSSCLRAK; the protein is encoded by the exons ATGAGTGATTCAGGATCCTGCACAATAAAACAGGAAGATACTGAAGAACAAATAG aCTTGTTAAATGAGAAGACGGAGATTGAAGATCTGATTAAAAGGGGAGAGAAACATCAAATCAAAACAGAAGAACACCTTCACAGTATTTCATCAATAAGGAAAGACAACACATGTTTCACATGCCTTCAGAGTGCAAAGACTTTCTCATGCAAGGAAAGTCTGAATCTTCACATGAAAATCCATAAAGAGGTGAAGCCACACACATCTGATCAACATGAGAAGATTTCCACAGGAGAAGTTAAAGATAACATGAAAGTCCACGCTGAGGAAACGGTGTACAATTGTGATCAGTGTGACAGGATTTTCACAGATAAGAGAAATTTAGCCGCACACATGAAATTTCACAGCGGAGAGAAGCCCTTCATGTGTGATTTATGTGGGAGGAGTTTTCTTTatgcaaatacattaaaaaaacacagaaatttaCACAGCGCTGTGAAGAATCACGTCTGCTCCAAGTGTGGCAAGAGCTTTTTCACATATAGTTCGTTAAAAATCCACCACACAGCTCACGCTACAGAAAAACCTTTCAAATGTTCACACTGTGGCAAGGGGTTCAAATCATTACAGTGTCAACGAATACATGAGATGATCCACAGTGGAGAAAAGCCACACAAGTGCGATCAGTGCGAGAAGACTTTCAGACAGAGAAAAAGTTTACATTtacacatgagaatccacactggagagaagccgtacacGTGCGATcattgtgggaggagtttcagcAGAAAGGAAACCCTTAACAGTCACTTGAAAACCCACTCTGGGAATATGCTGTACACTTGTGCTGAGTGTGGGGAGGGTTTCAACAATACAGGAGATTTTACAGCACACATGAAAACTCACTTTGGAGAGAACCCTTTCTTATGTGATCAATGTGGGAAGGGTTTTCCTAATAGGactgcattaaaaaaacatcagaaTATACACAAAGGTTTGAAGGATCATGTTTGCTCCAAGTGTGGCAAGACTTTTTTGacaaatgctattttaaaagcGCATGAAAGACTTCACACTACAGAAACGCCTTATAAatgttcacactgtgacaaggCATTTAAGTTATCGCAGTATTTGAAAATACAcgagaagatccacactggagaaaagccgtaCTCCTGTGATccatgtgggaagagtttcagacaaaAACGAGATCTAGATGTACACATTGAAAAACACACTGAAGAGAAGCCACACAAATGTGATCAGTGCGGGGCGGGTTTTGCCAGGAAGTTAAGTCTTGCTAATCACAagaagatccacaccggagagaacacatgtgatcagtgtgggaTGAGTTTTGCCAAAAAAATAAGTCTTGATAATCACATGAAAATCCACACCAAACAGAAGTCTTTCACATGTGATCATTGTGGGATAAGTTTAGCCAGAAAGGAAAGTCTTGCTAATCACATAAaaatccacaccggagagaagccgttcaAATGTGATCGCTGCGAGGCGAGTTTTGCCAGAAAGCAAAGCCTTGTTAATCACGTGaaaattcacaccggagagaatcTGTACAAATGTgatcagtgtgggaaaagtttcagaAGATATAGTGTTTTTAAGGATCATCTGCTGACTCATTCTAGAAAACGAATCTATAAATGCGACCAGTGCGAAAAAAGCTTTTTTCGGCCAAGTTTTCTGAGGGACCACCGAAAAATTCATACAGATGAGAGGCCATACGTGTGTTATTTGTGTGGGAGGAGTTTTCGTTATACGAGTGGATTAAAATCACACCAGAAAAGGCACGGCGGTGTGAAGGATCATGCTTGCTCTGAGTGTGGGAAGACTTTCTTTTCAGTTAGTGCTCTAAAATGTCACCAGTCAGTTCACACTACAGAAACGCCTTATAAATGTTCgtactgcgacaagagattcaaaCGGTTACAATATCTGAAAATACACAAGagggtccacactggagaaaagccgtaTCCGTGTCATTCGTGTGGGAAAAGGTTTACTTATTCTACTACTCTGTACAGTCATAAAAAAAGTTCATGTCTGAGAGCAAAGTAG